GCGATCAGCCCCTCGCGCCCGAGGTCGCCGTCGATGTAGCCGATCAGGATCGGGTCGAGCACGTCGTAGTCAGGCAGCGAGTCGCTGTCGAGCTGACCGGGGCTCAGCTCGGCGCTCGGCGGCTTGCCGATCGAGTTCTCCGGGATCGGTGGCGTTTCGCCCAGCCGGGCCGCCTCGGCGTTACGCCACGTGGCCAGCCGCCAGACCAGCGTCTTCCACACGTCCTTGACGGGGTTGAAGCCACCGACCGAGTCGCCGTACAGGGTCGAGTAGCCGACCGCCAGCTCACTCTTGTTGCCGGTGGTCAGCACCAGGTGGCCCTCCTGGTTGGACAGGGCCATCAGGATGACACCGCGTACCCGGGCCTGGAGGTTCTCCACCGTCACCCCGGAGAGCGACATGTTCGCCAGGAAGGTGTCCACCATCGGCTGGATCGGCTCCACCCGGTAGTCCAGCCCGGTGCGCTTGGCCAGGTCGGCCGCGTCCTCCCGGCTGTGCTCGGAGGAGTGCTGGCTGGGCAGGGAGACCCCGACCACCCGGTCGCCGCCGAGCGCGTCCACCGCGATGGCCGCGACCACCGCGGAGTCGATGCCGCCGGAGAGGCCGAGCACCACCGAGGGGAAGCGGTTCTTGTCGACGTAGTCGCGTAGCCCGAGCACCAGCGCCTGCCACACCTCGGCCTCGTCGGCCACCGGTTCGATGATCCCGCCGGTGGCCACCGGGCCGGTCGGTGCCGGCGGGATGCCCTCGACGGTACGGCGCACCACCCGCAGGCCGTCGGCGACCTGCGCGCCGTCGACAGCGCCGCCGCTGTCACCGCTGCCGCCGTCGTCCGCTGCCAGACCGGTCCCGCCGTGCCCGGTCCCGCCGTGTTCGGTTGCGTCGGGCAGGGCGACGTCGTGGACGAGCAGGTGCGCGACGAACTGCGGTGCCCGGGTCAGCAGCGTCCCGTCCGGCGCCACGATCATCGAGTCGCCCTCGAAGACCAGCTCGTCCTGGCCGCCGATCATGTTGACGTACGCGATGGTCGCCCCGGCCTCGGCGGCCCGGCGGCGTACCACCGGCAGCCGCAGGTCGTCCTTGTTCAGCTCGTACGGCGAGCCGTTGATGTTGACGACCAGCCCGACCCCGGCCTGCCGGGCCGCCGCGAACGGGCCGCCGGCCTGCCACAGGTCCTCGCAGATGGTCAGCGCCACATCGACCCCGCCGAGGCGGACCACGGTGAGGGTGTCGCCGGGCACGAAGTAGCGATCCTCGTCGAAGACGCCGTAGTTGGGCAGGTGGTGCTTGAAGTAGGTGGCCACCACCTCGCCGCGGTGCACCAGCGCGGCGGCGTTGCGCGCCCCCCGGCCCGGCTCGGCGTCCCCGCTGACCTGCGGCGGCCCGTCGGCGTCGAGGTAGCCGACCACGACCGGCAGCTCGCCCAGCCCGTCGGCGGCGAGGTCGGCGGCGAGCCGGTCGAGCGCCGCCTTCGACGCGGCCACGAAGGATCGCCGGAAGACCAGGTCCTCCACCGGATAGCCGGTCAGCATCATCTCCGGGAACAGGACCAGCTGGGCGCCGGAGTCGGCGGCCCGGCGGGTCCAGGAGCGGACCAGGTCGGCGTTGCCGGTGAGGTCGCCGACGCCGGGGTTGACCTGGCACAGGGCGAGACGCAGGGTGGGCATGCCCTCATCTTGCCCCAGCGGGACGGGGGCGACACGTGGGCGGGCCACCGCGGCGGCCGGGCCGGGACCGCCGGTCGGGACTGGACGGGACGCGGCGGCGGCGGTTCGGTTAACGTCTGCGTAATCGGGTCGGTGGAGACTGGTCGGTCAGGTCGGGCAAAGCCCGTCCGAAGCCGGACATAGGTGTCGCGGAAGGTTGGGGCAGTGGACCGTCAGCAGGAGTTCGTCCTCCGTACGCTGGAAGAGCGGGACATCCGCTTCGTCCGGCTGTGGTTCACCGACGTGCTCGGCACGCTCAAGAGCGTGTCCGTCGCCCCCGCCGAGCTGGAGGCCGCCTTCGAGGAGGGTATCGGCTTCGACGGCTCGGCGATCGAGGGTTTCGCCCGGGTGTTCGAGTCGGACATGGTGGCCATGCCCGACCCGACGACCTTCCAGGTCTTCCCGTTCGAGGGCGGGGTCAGTGGCGAGAGCGCCCGGATGTTCTGCGACATCCTGCTTCCCGACGGCGGGCCCTCCTGGGCCGATCCCCGGCACGTGCTGCGCCGGGCGCTGTCCCGGGCGGCGGAGAAGGGCTTCACCTTCTACACCCACCCCGAGATCGAGTTCTTCCTGCTGGAGAACGGGCCGCTGGACGGCACGGTGCCGGTGCCGGTGGACACCGGCGGCTACTTCGAGCACACCACCCACGCGGTGGCGCGGGACTTCCGCCGGCAGGCGGTGCTGTCGCTGGAGCGGATCGGCATCTCGGTGGAGTTCAGCCACCACGAGGTCGCCCCCGGCCAGCAGGAGATCGACCTGCGCTACGCCGACGCGCTGACCACCGCCGACAACATCATGACCTTCCGGCACGTGGTCAAGGAGGTGGCGCTCTCCACCGGTGTGCAGGCCACCTTCATGCCGAAGCCCTTCACCGACCAGCCGGGCAGCGGGATGCACACCCACCTGTCGCTGTTCGAGGGGGAGCGCAACGCGTTCCACGACGCCGGCGACCCGATGAAGCTCTCCAAGGTGGCCCGGGCGTTCATCGCCGGCCTGCTGGCCCACGCCCGTGAGTACACCGCGGTCACCAACCAGTGGGTGAACTCGTACAAGCGGCTGTTCCCGCAGGCGCTGCCGGACCGGGTCACCGAGAGCCCCGCGTACGTCTGCTGGGGTCACCTGAACCGCTCCGCGCTGGTCCGCGTCCCGGCGTACGGCAAGCCGAACTCGGCCCGGGTGGAGGTCCGCTCGCCCGACTCGGCCGCCAACCCGTACCTCGCCTTCGCGGTGCTGCTCGGCGCCGGGATGAAGGGCATCGAGGAGGGGTACGAGCTGCCGCCGGGCGCCGAGGACGACGTCTGGTCGCTGACCAGCGCCGAGCGGCGGGCGATGGGGTACGAACCCCTGCCGGAGAACCTCGCCGAGGCGATCGACGTGATGGCCGGCTCGGAACTGGTCGCCGAGGTGCTCGGGGAGCACGTCTTCGACTTCTTCCTGCGCAACAAGCGTGCCGAGTGGGAGCAGTACCGCCGCGAGGTCACCCCGTACGAGCGCCAGCGTTACCTGTCGCTCTAGGGCCTGTGTCGAGGTCCCTGGCCGCCGGGCGGCGGGGCTGCGACGACGGCCCGGCCGGGCTGCCGGGCATTGCGCGGTCCCGCTATCGTCTCGATCACCGTGCCGGCGCCCCGTCGGCCGAGGAGTGGTCGGGGAGGCAGTCGGTGCTGGAGGACCTGCTCAGCGGAGCGTGGCAGAGCGTGGTGTTCGGGGTGGTCGGTGTCGGCCTGATGGCCGCCGGCTTCGTCGTGGTCGACCTGCTCACGCCCGGCAAGCTGCGGGACTTGATCTGGGTACGCCGCAACGCCAACGCCGGCCTGCTGCTCGCCGCCAACCAGCTCGGCGTCGCCGGGATCGTGTTCACCGCGATCCTGACCAGCTACCACGACTTCGCCAAGGGGCTGGCCTCGACGGTGCTCTTCGGGCTGATCGGCCTGGGCATCATGGCGCTGGCCTTCTTCGTGCTGGACCTGCTCACCCCGGGCAAGCTCGGTGAGGTCATCTGCTCCGAGGAGCCGCACCCCGTGGCCCGGGTCAGCGCCGCCAGCCACTTCGGCGCCGCGCTGATCGTCTGCGCCTGCATCGCCTGACGGCCCCCCGACTCGTCACGCCGGACCGGGCGTCGCGGGACGTCCGGCGCACGGGCGGACACGCCGGGTTGCGGTGTGTCGGGCCTTCCCGCGCGGCGGACACCGCGGGTTGCGGTATGTCGTGGCGCGGGAAGGCCCGTCAGGTGGGACTCGGTGCGTTACTTGCCGGCGGGCTCGCCGTCGCCGCCAGGAGCGCCCGCACCGCCTGGGCCGCCCCAGCCGCCGGGGCCGCCGAGGACGCCGGCCTCTACGGCGGCGGTGATCGCGTCGGCCTGCTCCTGGGTGAGCTTGCCGTCCTCGACCGCCTGGGCGAGCCGCTCGGCCAGCGCCTCCTTGCGCTCCTCGGCGGAGGCGCCCGGCTTGCGGTCGCCGCCGCGGTCCTCGGCGCCACCGCGACCCCGCTGGCCCTTGTCGTCGCCGCGACCCTGCTGGCCCTCGCGGCCGTCACGACCCTCGCGGCCGTCACGACCCTCGCGGCCGTCACGACCCTCAGGGCCGTCACGGCCCGGACCGCGTTCGTCGTCCGGTCGGGCTGCCGACCGGTGCTGCTCGCGGAGCTTCTCCAGCGCCTCGGTCACCTTCTCGGTGGGTACGCCCAACTCCTCGGCCAGTGCCTCGGCGAACTGCCCGCCGCGACCCGGTCGCTGGCCGTCGGCGCGGCCGTCCTGCTGTTCCTCGCTGCCCGGGGCGGCACTCGTGCTGGCGCTCGGTGTGGCACTCGGGCTGGCCTTGTCGTCGGCGAACGCCACGGTGGGAGCGGCGATCCCCACGCCGAGCACACCTGCGGCGGCCAGTCCGGCCAGCAGGTGCTTCTTCGAGATCGTGCGGGACATCGGTCCTCCAACTCGTCGGTGATGCAATGACGTCACCGACAGTGACGATCTCGGCTGGGGGAGACCCATGTCGAAGCTGTCAGCGAGCTGGCAATCCCGGCGGTCGAGCCGGACAACCGGGCCGCTCCCGCCCACACGCACCCGTCGGGCACGCACCGTTCAGCGGACGGCGGGGGAGACCGTCAGGGTGCCGGTGCCGGCGTCGAGGGTGGCCGGGGTGCCGACCGGGACGGTGAGCTGGCCGGGGCCGTGACCGATCGGCAGCCCACCCAGCACCGGCACGCCCAGGTCGCCGAGGCGCTCGGCGAGCACGTCGGCCACGCCGATCTCCCAGCCGTCGGCGCAGTCGGTGAACTGCCCCACCGCCACCCCGGCCAGCCCGTCCAGCGCACCGGCACGGCGCAGCTGGGTGAGCATCCGGTCGATCTTGTACGGCGGCTCCTGCACCTCCTCCAGCAGCAGCACCGCCCCGGTCAGGTCGGGCATGTCCGGGGTGCCGAGCGAGGCGACGACCAGGCAGAGGTTGCCGCCCAGCAGCCGGCCGGCGGCCCGCCCCGGCACGCGTACGCCGAAGGTCTCCTCGCCCTCGACGGCGCGCACGGTGACCGGCTCGGTGGTGGTCAGCGCCGCGTGCAGGGACTCCGCCGAGGCCAGCGGGGTGCGCTCGTCCCGCCAGGCGGCACCGGGCCCGTGCACCCCGGCCAGCCGGGCACCGCGCCAGAGCGCCAGCTGCACGGCGGTGATGTCGGAGAAGCCGGCGACCACCTTCGGGTCGCGGCGCACCGTCGCCATGTCGATCGCGTCCACCACCCGCTGGGCGCCGTAGCCGCCGCGGGTGCAGATCACCCCGCGCACCTCCGGATCGGCGAAGGCGGTGTTCAGGTCGGCCGCCCGCAGCGCGTCCGAACCGGCCAGGTAGCCCTGGCGGGCGTAGGCGTGGGGCGCGAGCACCGGCCGCAGCCCCCAGCCGGTGAGCAGCTCGACGCCCCGGGCCACCCGCTCCGGGCGGGTCGGCCCCGACGGCGACACCAGCATCACCGTGTCGCCGGGGCGCAGAGCCGGCGGGCGTACGACATCCTCGGGCGCGGTGTGGTCGGACACAGCGGCAGAGCCTAGTCCCGTGCACCGGCCCTGTCGGCCGGACCGGATAGCCTCGACGGCGTGGCAACCGCGTTGGTGATCGAGAACGACCCGACCGACGACCCGCGCCGGCTCGGGGAGTGGCTGACCGAGGCCGGGCTGGAGCTGTCGGTGGTCCGGCCGCACGTGGGCGACGCGCTCCCCGCCGACCTCGACGGGCACGCCGCCCTGGTGGTGCTCGGCGGCGACCAGCACGCCTACCCCCGGGCCGACGGCGCGCCGGGGGCGCCCTGGTTCCCCGCCGTGGAGGGGCTGCTCCGCAAGGCCGTCCGGCACCGGGTGCCGACCCTGGGCGTCTGTCTGGGCGCGCAGCTGCTCGCCACCGCCCATGCCGGCACCGTCGAGCGCAGCCCGTCCGGGCCGGAGGTCGGCCCGGCCGTGGTCGGCCGGCGCGACGCCGCCGAGACGGACCTGCTCTTCCGGTACGTCCCATTGATCCCCGACGTGCTCCAGTGGCACGCCGACGAGATCACCGAGCTGCCCGTCGGCGCCACCCTGCTGGCCGCCTCCACCCGCTACCCGCACCAGGCGTTCCGCCTCGGCGACCGGGCCTGGGGGCTGCAGTTCCACATCGAGTGCGACACCGCGATGATCGCCGACTGGGCCACCGACTCGGCGCTCCTGGCCGAGCTGGGCTATGACCCGCAGCTGGTGATCTCCGCTTGCGACGCGGTGATGGTCGACGTCGAGGAGGTCTGGCAGCCGTTCGCCGCCCGGTTCGCCGCGCTGGCCCTCGGCGAGCTGGACGACACCGGCTCGCGTCGCAGCCTGCCCCTGCTCGGGCACTGATGGGCCGGCCGACCAGCGCCACGGGCCGGCTCGCCCGCTTCGGCTTCGGCATCGCCGACGAGGACGCGGGCGCCCGGGCCGCCGACCTGCTCGGGCCGGACGGGCTCGACCTGTGGCGACCGCAGACGCAGGAACCCACCGGCGAGCGGGCCCGGGAGCTGCTCACCGCGCTGTCCCGGGCCGCCGACCCGGATCTGGCCCTGCGCCAGCTGCACCGGCTGGTCGAGGCCGAACGCCGCGCGGTGCACGGGGTGAACGGCGGCGGCGCGTCGTTGGCCGAGGGCTCGGCGGTGCTCGCCGCCCTGCGCGAGGATCCGGGGCTGCGCCGCCGGCTGATCGCCGTGCTGGGCGCCTCCTCGGCGCTGGGCGATCATCTCGTGGCCAACCCCGACCAGTGGCCGGTGCTGCGCACCGAACCGGACGGGCTCGCCCCGACCGCCGACGGTCGGTTGGAGCTGACCGGCGGCGGCAACCCGGTCGCGGCGCTGCGTCGGGCGTACCGGCTGGCGCTGTTGCGGATCGCGGCGGCCGACCTGACCGGCGGGCGCTGCCTGGATCAGACGATGGCCGCGCTGTCGGCGCTGGCCGACGCCACGCTCGCCGCCGCGTACGCGATCGCCCTGGCCGAGCTGCCCGAGGGCACCCGGGAGCCGCGGCTGGCCGTGGTGGCGATGGGCAAGTGCGGCGGCGGCGAGCTGAACTACGTCTCCGACGTCGATGTGATCTTCGTGGCCGCCGAGGACGACGACCTGAGCGCGGCGACCACGGTCGCCACCCGGCTGATCCACATCTGTGGGCTGGTCGCCTGGCCGGTCGACGCCGCGCTGCGCCCCGAGGGCAACCGGGGGCCGCTGGTGCGCACCCTCGCCAGCCACCTGGCGTACTACCGGCGGTGGGCGCGCACCTGGGAGTTCCAGGCGCTGCTCAAGGCCCGCCCGGCCGCCGGTGACCTGGCGCTCGGCCAGGAGTGGATCGACGCGCTGGCGCCGCTGCTGTGGCAGGCGGCCGAGCGTCCGGAGGCGGTCGAGGACGTCCGGGCGATGCGGCGGAAGATCATCGACCACATCCCGCCGAAGGAGCTGGAACGCGAGATCAAGCGGGGCCCGGGCGGGCTGCGCGACATCGAGTTCGCGGTGCAGCTGCTGCAACTGGTGCACGGCCGGGGCGACGAGGCGTTGCGCGCCGCCGGCACCATCCCCGCCCTGCGGGCGCTGGTCACCGGTGGCTATGTCGGCCGGGCCGACGGGGAGGCCCTGCTGCGCGGGTACCGCTTCCTGCGCGGCATCGAGCACCGCCTGCAACTACAGGGTCTGCGGCGTACCCACACCGTGCCGACCGAGCCGGGCGCGCTGCGCTGGCTCGCCGCCGCGCTCGGCTACACCGCCACCCCCGGGCGCAGCGCTGTCGAGGAGTTCCGCGCCGAGTGGGTCACCCACGCCACCGAGGTACGCCGGCTGCACGCGAAACTGCTCTACCGGCCGCTGCTGGAGTCGGTGGCCCGGGTGCCGGCCGACGGCCTGCGGCTGACCCCGGAGGCGGCCCGCAACCGCCTGGAGATCCTCGGCTTCGCCGACCCTGCCGGGGCGCTGCGTCACCTACAGGCCCTCACCGGCGGGGTGAGCCGCACCGCCGCCATCCAGCGCACCCTGCTGCCGGTCCTGCTCAGCGAGTTCGCCGACGCCCCCGAGCCCGACCGGGGGCTGCTCAACTACCGCCAGGTCTCCGACTCCCTCGGCAGCACCCCGTGGTATCTGCGCCTGCTGCGCGACTCCGGGCCGGTGGCCCGCCGGCTGGCCCGGGTGCTCTCCTCCTCCCGGTACGTCGCCGACCTGCTGACCCGGGAGCCGGAGGCGCTGCGGCTGCTGGCCGAGGAGAGCGAGCTGAGCCCCCGGCCGCGCGAGGTGCTCTGCGACGGCTTCGCCGCCGCCGCGGCCCGGCACACCGACCCGGTCGAGGCCACCCGCGCCGTGCGTGCGCTGCGCCGCCGGGAGCTGCTCCGCCTCGCCTGCGCCGACGTGCTCAGCCGCGCCGGGTCGCTGGCACCCACCCGTCCCGACAGCGGCCGGTCGACCCTCGGCGACATCACCGCGGTCGGCACCGCGCTCTCCGACGTCACCGACGCGACCCTCGCCGCCACGCTGCGGACCGCCCGCGCCGCCCAGCCGGCCATGCCCGGACTCACGTTCGCGGTGATCGGGGTGGGTCGGCTCGGCGGGTACGAGTCGAACTACCTCTCCGACGCCGACGTGCTCTTCGTCTACGAACCGCCGGAGGGGGTCAGCGAGAGCGCCGCCAGCGCGGCCGCGCAGGCCATCGCCGAGGAGCTGCGCCGGTTGCTGGGCATGCCCGCGCCGGATCCGCCGCTGGGCGTCGACGCCGACCTGCGCCCCGAGGGCCGGCAGGGGCCGCTGGTCCGCAGCCTCGCCGCGTACCAGCAGTACTACGCCCGCTGGTCGCGGGTGTGGGAGGCACAGGCGCTGCTGCGCGCCCGCTGCGTCTGCGGCGACGCCGACCTGGGCACCCGGTTCGAGCAGATGGTCGACCCGGTCCGGTACCCACCCCAGGGGCTGACCCGGGAGCAGATCATCGAGATCCGCCGCATCAAGGTGCGGGTGGAGACCGAGCGGCTGCCCCGGGGCGCCGACCCGGCGACCCACACCAAGCTGGGGCGCGGCGGCCTGGCCGACGTCGAGTGGGCGGTGCAGCTGCTCCAGTTGCGGCACGCCGGGCAGCACCCGCAGCTGCGCGGCACGCGTACCGTCGACGCCCTCGCCGCCGCCCGTGACGCCGGCCTGGTCGACCCGGCGGACGCCGAGGCGATGGCGGCCGGCTGGACGCTCGCGGCGCAGGTCCGCAACGCGCTGATGCTGGTCCGTGGTCGCGCCGGTGACCAGCTGCCCCGGCACGGCGTGGAACTGGCGGGCGTGGTCCGGCTGCTCGGCCGCGACGACCCGGGCGAGTTCCTCGACGAGTACCTGCGCACCGGCCGCCGCTCCCGCACCGCCACCGAACGCGTCCTGGAGATGATGTAAGGAAGGGCCCCTTAACGCCGCAGGGATCAGCTACCCAGGGTGTACGTGCCGGCGCGGGGGACCGTGACCGTTGTCCAGTCCCCGTCGGCGGAGACGGTGGCACCGCCGGACGCGGCCAGCCAGCGGCTGTGCCGCACCCGCACCGGCACCGTGGCGGCACCTGCGGTGCGGAAGGTGATCGAGGCGCCGTCGGCGTGGAGCAGCTCGCCGGGGGCGCTGACCAGCGGAGTCGGGTCGGTCACCGCGTACAGCCGCCACCGGTGCTCCGACCAGACCTCGGTGAGGTACGGCAGGCCGCCGGTGACCAGCTCGGCCTCGGCCCGGCCGACCCAGGAGAACGGCGCGTCGGGCA
This is a stretch of genomic DNA from Micromonospora sp. WMMD1082. It encodes these proteins:
- a CDS encoding type 1 glutamine amidotransferase, coding for MATALVIENDPTDDPRRLGEWLTEAGLELSVVRPHVGDALPADLDGHAALVVLGGDQHAYPRADGAPGAPWFPAVEGLLRKAVRHRVPTLGVCLGAQLLATAHAGTVERSPSGPEVGPAVVGRRDAAETDLLFRYVPLIPDVLQWHADEITELPVGATLLAASTRYPHQAFRLGDRAWGLQFHIECDTAMIADWATDSALLAELGYDPQLVISACDAVMVDVEEVWQPFAARFAALALGELDDTGSRRSLPLLGH
- a CDS encoding NAD+ synthase; this translates as MPTLRLALCQVNPGVGDLTGNADLVRSWTRRAADSGAQLVLFPEMMLTGYPVEDLVFRRSFVAASKAALDRLAADLAADGLGELPVVVGYLDADGPPQVSGDAEPGRGARNAAALVHRGEVVATYFKHHLPNYGVFDEDRYFVPGDTLTVVRLGGVDVALTICEDLWQAGGPFAAARQAGVGLVVNINGSPYELNKDDLRLPVVRRRAAEAGATIAYVNMIGGQDELVFEGDSMIVAPDGTLLTRAPQFVAHLLVHDVALPDATEHGGTGHGGTGLAADDGGSGDSGGAVDGAQVADGLRVVRRTVEGIPPAPTGPVATGGIIEPVADEAEVWQALVLGLRDYVDKNRFPSVVLGLSGGIDSAVVAAIAVDALGGDRVVGVSLPSQHSSEHSREDAADLAKRTGLDYRVEPIQPMVDTFLANMSLSGVTVENLQARVRGVILMALSNQEGHLVLTTGNKSELAVGYSTLYGDSVGGFNPVKDVWKTLVWRLATWRNAEAARLGETPPIPENSIGKPPSAELSPGQLDSDSLPDYDVLDPILIGYIDGDLGREGLIASGHDPAVVDKVLRMVDTAEYKRRQSAPGTKISMKAFGRDRRLPITNRWREDG
- the glnA gene encoding type I glutamate--ammonia ligase, with amino-acid sequence MDRQQEFVLRTLEERDIRFVRLWFTDVLGTLKSVSVAPAELEAAFEEGIGFDGSAIEGFARVFESDMVAMPDPTTFQVFPFEGGVSGESARMFCDILLPDGGPSWADPRHVLRRALSRAAEKGFTFYTHPEIEFFLLENGPLDGTVPVPVDTGGYFEHTTHAVARDFRRQAVLSLERIGISVEFSHHEVAPGQQEIDLRYADALTTADNIMTFRHVVKEVALSTGVQATFMPKPFTDQPGSGMHTHLSLFEGERNAFHDAGDPMKLSKVARAFIAGLLAHAREYTAVTNQWVNSYKRLFPQALPDRVTESPAYVCWGHLNRSALVRVPAYGKPNSARVEVRSPDSAANPYLAFAVLLGAGMKGIEEGYELPPGAEDDVWSLTSAERRAMGYEPLPENLAEAIDVMAGSELVAEVLGEHVFDFFLRNKRAEWEQYRREVTPYERQRYLSL
- a CDS encoding bifunctional [glutamine synthetase] adenylyltransferase/[glutamine synthetase]-adenylyl-L-tyrosine phosphorylase, with protein sequence MGRPTSATGRLARFGFGIADEDAGARAADLLGPDGLDLWRPQTQEPTGERARELLTALSRAADPDLALRQLHRLVEAERRAVHGVNGGGASLAEGSAVLAALREDPGLRRRLIAVLGASSALGDHLVANPDQWPVLRTEPDGLAPTADGRLELTGGGNPVAALRRAYRLALLRIAAADLTGGRCLDQTMAALSALADATLAAAYAIALAELPEGTREPRLAVVAMGKCGGGELNYVSDVDVIFVAAEDDDLSAATTVATRLIHICGLVAWPVDAALRPEGNRGPLVRTLASHLAYYRRWARTWEFQALLKARPAAGDLALGQEWIDALAPLLWQAAERPEAVEDVRAMRRKIIDHIPPKELEREIKRGPGGLRDIEFAVQLLQLVHGRGDEALRAAGTIPALRALVTGGYVGRADGEALLRGYRFLRGIEHRLQLQGLRRTHTVPTEPGALRWLAAALGYTATPGRSAVEEFRAEWVTHATEVRRLHAKLLYRPLLESVARVPADGLRLTPEAARNRLEILGFADPAGALRHLQALTGGVSRTAAIQRTLLPVLLSEFADAPEPDRGLLNYRQVSDSLGSTPWYLRLLRDSGPVARRLARVLSSSRYVADLLTREPEALRLLAEESELSPRPREVLCDGFAAAAARHTDPVEATRAVRALRRRELLRLACADVLSRAGSLAPTRPDSGRSTLGDITAVGTALSDVTDATLAATLRTARAAQPAMPGLTFAVIGVGRLGGYESNYLSDADVLFVYEPPEGVSESAASAAAQAIAEELRRLLGMPAPDPPLGVDADLRPEGRQGPLVRSLAAYQQYYARWSRVWEAQALLRARCVCGDADLGTRFEQMVDPVRYPPQGLTREQIIEIRRIKVRVETERLPRGADPATHTKLGRGGLADVEWAVQLLQLRHAGQHPQLRGTRTVDALAAARDAGLVDPADAEAMAAGWTLAAQVRNALMLVRGRAGDQLPRHGVELAGVVRLLGRDDPGEFLDEYLRTGRRSRTATERVLEMM
- a CDS encoding LD-carboxypeptidase; its protein translation is MLVSPSGPTRPERVARGVELLTGWGLRPVLAPHAYARQGYLAGSDALRAADLNTAFADPEVRGVICTRGGYGAQRVVDAIDMATVRRDPKVVAGFSDITAVQLALWRGARLAGVHGPGAAWRDERTPLASAESLHAALTTTEPVTVRAVEGEETFGVRVPGRAAGRLLGGNLCLVVASLGTPDMPDLTGAVLLLEEVQEPPYKIDRMLTQLRRAGALDGLAGVAVGQFTDCADGWEIGVADVLAERLGDLGVPVLGGLPIGHGPGQLTVPVGTPATLDAGTGTLTVSPAVR
- a CDS encoding DUF350 domain-containing protein → MLEDLLSGAWQSVVFGVVGVGLMAAGFVVVDLLTPGKLRDLIWVRRNANAGLLLAANQLGVAGIVFTAILTSYHDFAKGLASTVLFGLIGLGIMALAFFVLDLLTPGKLGEVICSEEPHPVARVSAASHFGAALIVCACIA